Proteins co-encoded in one uncultured Bacteroides sp. genomic window:
- a CDS encoding GNAT family N-acetyltransferase: protein MISIQQIHTADKEHYCFVENLFTTAFPKEERREISLQREYTDHKKHFHNNIILIDEVPVGFIVYWKFDSFFYVEHFAIDATKRDGGYGQKALDALKEQLKSPIVLEVEQPRDEISERRIRFYQRQGYQLWKNEYQQPPYRKKDNYLPMQLMVHGELDCDSDFELIKTTLYKEVYQVEN from the coding sequence ATGATTTCTATTCAGCAAATTCATACTGCAGACAAAGAACATTACTGTTTTGTGGAGAATCTCTTTACAACTGCTTTTCCAAAAGAAGAGCGTAGAGAGATTTCTTTGCAACGGGAATATACTGACCATAAAAAACATTTTCACAATAACATTATCCTGATCGATGAGGTACCTGTGGGATTTATTGTTTACTGGAAGTTTGACAGCTTCTTTTATGTGGAACATTTTGCAATTGATGCTACAAAAAGGGATGGCGGGTACGGACAAAAAGCTCTGGATGCACTGAAAGAACAACTAAAGTCTCCCATCGTATTGGAAGTTGAGCAACCTCGAGATGAGATAAGTGAGCGACGGATCAGATTTTACCAACGCCAGGGTTACCAGTTATGGAAAAATGAGTACCAACAACCACCCTACCGTAAAAAAGACAATTACCTACCCATGCAGCTCATGGTTCATGGAGAATTAGACTGTGATTCTGATTTTGAACTGATAAAAACAACTTTATATAAAGAAGTGTATCAGGTTGAGAACTAA
- a CDS encoding PstS family phosphate ABC transporter substrate-binding protein, whose protein sequence is MKKIILAIALICSIAQGTFAQRVKGSDTVLPLAQKEAEMFNKKGGSVTVTGGGSGVGISALLAGTTDIASASRKIKFDEKVKFQQAGKSPVEKIIAFDALAVVVNPGNKVSQLTRQQLEDIFTGKITNWKQVGGADLSIVAYSRETSSGTYEFFKEHVLKNKNYKKNILSMPATGAIIQSVSQTKGAIGYVGLAYLEKDVKAIKVSYDGKTFVAPSVATAKNKTYPIVRPLFFYYDKKNAARFAPFINFVESAQGQEIVDKVGYISLK, encoded by the coding sequence ATGAAAAAGATTATTTTAGCAATAGCATTGATTTGTAGCATAGCTCAAGGAACATTTGCTCAACGTGTAAAAGGTAGTGATACAGTGTTACCATTGGCTCAGAAAGAGGCAGAGATGTTTAACAAAAAAGGTGGAAGTGTGACTGTAACCGGTGGTGGTAGTGGAGTTGGTATTTCAGCTTTACTTGCTGGAACAACAGATATAGCTTCTGCTTCTCGTAAAATTAAATTTGATGAAAAAGTAAAGTTTCAACAGGCAGGAAAGTCTCCAGTGGAAAAGATTATAGCTTTTGATGCATTAGCTGTAGTTGTTAATCCTGGCAATAAAGTGAGCCAGCTTACTCGTCAGCAGCTAGAAGATATCTTTACCGGAAAGATTACTAACTGGAAACAGGTTGGTGGAGCTGATTTATCTATTGTTGCTTATTCCAGAGAAACAAGCTCAGGTACATACGAATTCTTTAAAGAACATGTCTTGAAAAATAAGAACTATAAGAAAAATATTCTTTCTATGCCTGCTACAGGAGCAATTATTCAGTCTGTAAGTCAGACAAAAGGTGCAATTGGTTACGTTGGTCTGGCTTACCTGGAGAAAGATGTAAAAGCAATCAAGGTTTCTTATGATGGCAAAACATTTGTTGCTCCATCTGTAGCAACAGCTAAGAATAAAACTTATCCAATTGTTCGTCCTCTATTCTTCTACTATGATAAGAAGAATGCTGCCAGGTTTGCTCCATTTATTAATTTTGTTGAATCAGCTCAAGGTCAGGAAATTGTTGACAAGGTTGGATACATTTCTTTGAAATAA
- a CDS encoding M64 family metallopeptidase, whose product MLCCCFCINVNLKAQSFNDYFINRTLRLDYIFSGTANQQAVSVEALSQLSSWAGRRHHLSELPVDGNGQITINDVKSGTCIYKTSFSTLFQEWLDTDEARNTARGFENTFLVPYPKQPVEISVSFRDKKGNYNTMLKHVVNPGDILIKKLEDTHTTPYTYLQKSGSPEDCIDVAILAEGYTKEEMELFLKDAKIACESLFAHEPFRSMKDRFNIVAVESPSKDSGVSAPKNGIWKNTAFSSHFDSFYSDRYLTSSNLTDIHNSLAGIPYEHIIILANTEQYGGGGIYNSFTLTTAHHEHFRPVVVHEFGHSFAGLADEYYYDKDLFNGIYPFDVEPWEQNITTRVNFPAKWKDMVEKGTAKLVEGGGYSSKNIYRGAEDCRMKTNTCACFCPVCQRAIKRMIDFYTLP is encoded by the coding sequence ATGTTATGTTGTTGCTTCTGCATCAACGTTAATTTAAAAGCACAATCCTTCAATGATTATTTCATCAACAGAACACTACGGCTAGATTATATTTTCTCGGGAACGGCAAATCAGCAAGCCGTTTCGGTAGAAGCTTTGTCTCAACTGTCTTCATGGGCAGGAAGACGTCATCACCTGTCGGAACTTCCGGTTGATGGCAACGGACAGATTACGATAAATGATGTAAAGTCGGGAACTTGCATTTATAAGACTTCTTTCAGTACGCTTTTCCAGGAATGGCTGGATACAGATGAAGCCAGGAATACAGCTCGCGGATTTGAGAATACCTTTCTTGTACCCTACCCCAAACAACCGGTAGAAATCAGCGTATCGTTCAGAGATAAAAAAGGAAACTACAACACTATGCTAAAGCACGTTGTGAATCCTGGTGATATACTAATCAAAAAGCTGGAGGATACCCATACTACCCCTTATACTTACCTGCAAAAAAGCGGAAGTCCGGAAGATTGCATTGACGTAGCCATCCTTGCGGAAGGATACACCAAAGAGGAAATGGAGTTATTCCTCAAAGATGCAAAAATAGCTTGTGAATCATTATTTGCTCACGAGCCTTTCCGTTCCATGAAAGACCGGTTTAATATTGTGGCTGTAGAAAGTCCTTCAAAAGATAGTGGCGTAAGTGCACCCAAAAACGGAATCTGGAAGAACACGGCATTCAGTTCTCATTTCGACAGTTTTTACTCAGACAGGTATCTTACAAGCAGCAACCTGACCGACATTCATAACTCGCTGGCAGGAATTCCCTATGAGCATATTATTATTCTTGCCAATACGGAACAGTATGGAGGTGGAGGAATCTATAATTCCTTTACGTTAACCACTGCACATCACGAACATTTCCGTCCTGTAGTAGTTCATGAGTTCGGACATAGCTTTGCCGGCCTTGCTGATGAATATTACTACGACAAGGACTTATTCAACGGCATCTACCCTTTTGATGTTGAACCATGGGAACAAAACATTACCACACGTGTCAATTTTCCTGCAAAATGGAAAGACATGGTTGAAAAAGGAACAGCCAAACTCGTTGAAGGAGGAGGATATTCTTCTAAAAACATTTACCGTGGTGCTGAAGATTGCCGGATGAAAACAAACACCTGTGCCTGTTTCTGTCCGGTTTGTCAAAGAGCAATCAAAAGAATGATTGATTTCTATACCCTTCCTTAA
- a CDS encoding Lrp/AsnC ligand binding domain-containing protein, whose translation MGYHQLDRLDREILRLIADNARIPFLEVARACNVSGAAIHQRIQKLTNLGILKGSEYIIDPEKVGYETCAYIGLFLKDPSNFEAVRKALEAVPEVVECHYTTGQYDMFIKIYAKNNFHLLSVIHDKLQPLGLSRTETLISFHEAIRRQMPILDDEIDEENIQRLL comes from the coding sequence ATGGGATATCATCAATTAGATCGTTTGGATAGAGAAATACTTCGTTTGATAGCAGACAATGCCCGGATTCCTTTTTTGGAAGTGGCGCGTGCATGTAATGTTTCAGGTGCAGCAATTCATCAACGCATACAGAAACTAACTAATTTAGGCATATTGAAAGGATCGGAATATATAATTGATCCGGAAAAGGTTGGTTATGAGACTTGTGCATATATAGGGCTTTTCCTAAAAGATCCATCTAATTTTGAGGCAGTAAGAAAAGCTTTGGAGGCTGTTCCGGAAGTAGTGGAATGTCATTATACTACAGGCCAATATGATATGTTTATTAAAATTTATGCTAAGAATAATTTTCATTTGCTAAGCGTTATTCATGATAAACTTCAGCCTCTTGGCTTGTCTCGTACAGAGACATTAATCTCTTTTCACGAGGCAATCAGACGTCAGATGCCAATCCTTGATGATGAAATAGACGAAGAAAACATTCAGCGTCTTTTGTAA
- a CDS encoding MotA/TolQ/ExbB proton channel family protein has protein sequence MKKILMTLVLTCIMIFGITSITCAQDEVSASQQATTVNPDETTATDGTTAVAKKSVSMKLKEKFVEGNPFYMGLVAFALVVGLSFCIERIIYLNLSEINTQRLLEDVELALEKGNVDAAKEICRNTRGPVASICYDGLMRIEQGADSVEKAVNSSGGVQVGLLEKGCSWISLFIKIAPALGFLGTVVGMVQTFDAVELEGNISLAVISGGMKVALLTTIFGLISAVVLQVFYNYILAKIESLTHEMEDTTNTLIDFVIKYNLKYRQ, from the coding sequence ATGAAGAAAATACTGATGACACTTGTTTTGACATGCATCATGATCTTTGGCATAACGTCAATAACTTGTGCGCAGGATGAGGTGTCTGCCAGTCAGCAAGCAACAACAGTTAATCCAGATGAAACTACAGCAACTGACGGGACTACCGCAGTGGCGAAGAAGAGTGTCAGCATGAAACTGAAAGAAAAGTTTGTGGAAGGTAATCCTTTTTATATGGGATTAGTGGCATTCGCCTTGGTGGTAGGTCTGTCTTTTTGTATCGAACGGATTATTTATCTGAATCTTTCGGAAATTAATACCCAACGCCTGCTCGAGGATGTAGAACTGGCTCTGGAGAAAGGTAACGTAGATGCCGCGAAAGAGATTTGCCGCAATACCCGTGGACCTGTTGCTTCTATTTGTTATGACGGATTAATGCGTATTGAACAAGGCGCTGATTCAGTAGAGAAAGCGGTTAATTCCAGTGGAGGAGTACAAGTGGGGTTGCTGGAGAAAGGTTGTTCGTGGATTTCCCTGTTTATAAAAATTGCTCCTGCTTTAGGATTCCTGGGAACCGTGGTTGGGATGGTGCAAACATTTGATGCTGTAGAGTTGGAGGGTAATATCTCTCTGGCTGTAATTTCAGGAGGAATGAAAGTAGCTTTGCTTACTACGATCTTTGGTCTCATCTCGGCTGTTGTTCTGCAAGTGTTTTATAACTATATTCTTGCCAAAATAGAATCTTTGACTCACGAAATGGAAGATACTACAAATACGCTGATAGATTTTGTGATTAAGTATAATTTGAAATATAGACAGTAG
- a CDS encoding DMT family transporter, with protein MNIDKNKWGSNSLYHAMALFTVIIWGTTFISTKILIKQGLTPEDILFYRFMIAYICIWTICPRKLFANNLKDELLFIATGLCGGSLYFIAENRALGITLASNVSLIVCTTSIFTAILSHLFIKGEKLKKNLIYGSFIALAGVAFVVFNGSFILEINPVGDLLTITAALMWAFYSIILKKLDKKYSTLLITRKVFFYGIITLLPTFLISPLTTDTHVLFQPIVLGNFIFLGVVASMLCYILWNMSIKHLGAARTTNYVYVVPLVTLITSSLIINETITLFAITGALLILSGVYIAERGFSWPK; from the coding sequence ATGAATATCGACAAGAATAAGTGGGGAAGCAATAGCCTCTATCACGCCATGGCATTATTTACCGTAATAATCTGGGGAACCACATTTATATCAACCAAGATTCTCATTAAACAAGGGCTCACTCCCGAAGATATTCTTTTCTATCGTTTTATGATTGCATATATCTGCATCTGGACCATTTGTCCACGCAAGTTATTTGCAAATAATCTGAAAGATGAACTTTTATTCATCGCAACTGGTCTGTGCGGAGGTTCACTCTATTTTATTGCAGAGAACAGAGCTTTAGGAATTACTTTAGCTTCTAATGTATCTCTTATTGTGTGTACCACTTCTATCTTCACAGCTATTCTATCTCATCTGTTTATAAAAGGAGAAAAACTAAAAAAGAATCTTATATATGGTTCTTTTATCGCTTTGGCAGGAGTAGCCTTTGTTGTATTCAACGGTAGTTTCATCCTGGAAATTAATCCTGTGGGAGATCTGCTTACAATCACAGCTGCATTAATGTGGGCTTTTTACAGTATTATTTTAAAGAAGTTAGACAAGAAGTATTCAACCTTACTCATTACCCGGAAAGTATTCTTTTACGGAATAATAACTCTGTTACCTACGTTCCTCATTTCTCCGTTAACAACAGATACCCACGTATTATTTCAACCGATAGTTCTGGGGAATTTTATTTTTCTTGGAGTAGTTGCCTCTATGCTTTGCTATATTCTATGGAATATGTCTATTAAACATTTAGGAGCCGCACGTACCACAAACTACGTATACGTTGTTCCGTTAGTAACGCTCATCACCTCTTCCTTAATTATAAACGAAACAATCACCCTCTTTGCAATAACAGGAGCATTACTTATATTAAGTGGGGTGTATATAGCGGAAAGGGGATTTTCCTGGCCTAAATAA
- a CDS encoding biopolymer transporter ExbD encodes MKKRFETSEKLRIPRLNALALPTIFLILLFFIVMLTNIRKDKLQVGQVNAPQATELSVVGKRAIVTTIYIGKPKRKKAAAYRIQLNNKIITVAGVEAYMKKFRDDHNPNDYSLMTVMLKVDKDTPMGIVSDVKQALRRANVFNIVYSARPE; translated from the coding sequence ATGAAAAAACGATTTGAGACTAGTGAAAAGCTGAGAATACCAAGACTGAATGCGCTTGCATTGCCTACAATCTTTCTTATTTTGCTTTTCTTTATTGTGATGCTGACCAATATCCGGAAAGATAAATTACAGGTAGGACAGGTGAATGCTCCGCAGGCAACGGAACTTTCAGTTGTAGGGAAGAGAGCTATTGTTACAACTATTTATATAGGTAAACCAAAGAGAAAGAAGGCTGCTGCGTATCGCATTCAGTTAAATAATAAAATTATAACGGTTGCCGGGGTTGAGGCGTACATGAAGAAATTCAGGGATGATCATAACCCGAATGATTATTCTTTGATGACCGTAATGCTGAAGGTTGATAAAGATACGCCTATGGGAATTGTATCGGATGTTAAGCAGGCTTTACGCAGAGCAAATGTGTTTAATATTGTTTATTCTGCTCGTCCAGAGTAA
- a CDS encoding thymidylate synthase, with the protein MKQYLDLLDRVMKEGARKDDRTGTGTISVFGHQMRFNMDEGFPCLTTKKLHLKSIIHELLWFLQGDTNVKYLQDNGVRIWNEWADESGDLGHVYGYQWRSWPDYNGGHIDQIKELVETIKHNPDSRRMLVSAWNVADINNMKLPPCHILFQFYVADGRLSLQLYQRSADIFLGVPFNIASYALLLQMMAQVTGLKAGDFVHTLGDAHIYLNHLEQVKLQLSREPRPLPTMKINPDVKDIFSFKFEDFELVNYNPHPHIKGEVSV; encoded by the coding sequence ATGAAACAATATTTGGATTTACTCGACAGAGTTATGAAAGAAGGTGCCCGTAAAGATGATCGTACGGGAACTGGTACTATTAGTGTATTTGGACATCAAATGCGCTTTAATATGGATGAAGGTTTTCCATGCCTCACCACAAAGAAGCTTCACCTGAAATCCATTATTCATGAACTTCTTTGGTTCTTACAAGGAGACACTAATGTGAAATACCTTCAGGACAATGGCGTGAGAATCTGGAATGAGTGGGCCGACGAGAGTGGCGACCTTGGACATGTTTATGGTTACCAATGGCGTTCATGGCCTGATTATAACGGTGGGCATATTGATCAGATAAAGGAACTTGTGGAAACAATAAAGCATAATCCGGATTCAAGACGTATGCTTGTCAGTGCATGGAATGTAGCAGATATTAATAATATGAAACTCCCACCCTGTCACATTTTATTCCAATTTTATGTGGCCGATGGACGATTAAGTTTGCAACTTTATCAACGCAGTGCCGATATTTTCCTTGGAGTTCCCTTCAATATTGCTTCTTACGCTTTATTACTTCAGATGATGGCACAAGTCACCGGACTTAAAGCCGGAGATTTTGTTCATACACTTGGAGATGCTCATATCTATCTGAACCACCTGGAGCAAGTAAAACTTCAGCTTAGCAGAGAGCCACGTCCACTTCCTACGATGAAAATCAATCCGGACGTAAAAGATATATTCAGTTTTAAATTTGAAGATTTTGAACTGGTAAATTATAACCCGCACCCTCACATTAAAGGTGAAGTATCTGTATAA
- a CDS encoding OmpA family protein encodes MKKILSTITLFCLLLLLLQSCGWESSLKKGDQSYALGEYYDAAKYYRKAYSNIPSKDRKKRAETSFKMGDCYRLINYSVRAKGAYMNAVRYKYPDSIAFFYLAEALRKSADYKSAIKNYDLYLTYKPNDILAQNGLKSCILAPEWKKNPTRYIVKKFPILTSNRCDYSPMYAGKETEQIYFTSTRDKAKGNNLNGITGMKSADIFMAKKNEKKIWQQPENIESDINSDFEDGACSFTADGKTMYFTRCRLEANTPAFAEIFVSQRTGANWGTPQKCQISKDSLSSYAHPAISPDGHYLYFTSDMLGGYGGKDIWRVPVSNAGFGAVENLGDVINTPGDEIFPTIKDNGDLYFSSDGHPGMGGLDLFQAHQDSLGNWEVENLKSPMNSQGDDFGMTFEQGKQQGFFTSNRGDARGWDHIYTFELPELVHTVTGWVYDKEGDALPEATVNIVGKNGTNLKVSVKGDGSFTQKVERGQNYIMLASCRGYLNFKQELKTDTVSENKDYELEFPLASITRPVLIENIFYEFDKANLTEESTKALNELIKMLNDNPNVTIELSAHCDYIGNDKYNEGLSQRRAESVVKYLIAKGIDKERLTAKGYGKSQPKVINKRLAKKLPFFKEGDILNEEFIRKLPKEQQEICNAMNRRTEFKVVRTTYKLYK; translated from the coding sequence ATGAAAAAGATTCTTAGTACCATAACTCTCTTTTGCCTCCTGCTTTTATTGCTTCAATCGTGCGGATGGGAAAGCAGTCTTAAGAAAGGTGACCAAAGTTATGCTTTGGGTGAATATTATGATGCTGCGAAATATTACAGAAAAGCTTATTCAAATATTCCTTCAAAAGATCGTAAAAAGAGAGCAGAGACCTCCTTTAAAATGGGCGATTGCTATCGACTGATCAACTATTCCGTCCGTGCTAAAGGAGCATACATGAATGCAGTACGTTACAAATATCCGGATAGTATTGCTTTCTTTTACCTGGCTGAAGCCCTACGCAAAAGTGCTGATTATAAATCCGCTATCAAGAACTATGACCTATACCTGACATACAAGCCTAATGATATTCTGGCTCAGAATGGTTTAAAATCTTGTATACTTGCCCCTGAATGGAAAAAGAATCCAACGCGATATATTGTTAAGAAGTTCCCGATCCTGACTTCCAACCGCTGTGACTATTCACCCATGTATGCAGGCAAGGAAACCGAACAGATTTATTTTACTTCTACCCGTGACAAGGCCAAAGGAAACAATCTGAATGGAATCACCGGGATGAAGAGTGCCGATATTTTTATGGCCAAAAAGAATGAGAAGAAGATCTGGCAACAACCGGAAAATATTGAATCGGATATTAATTCGGATTTTGAGGATGGAGCTTGCTCCTTCACTGCAGACGGAAAGACAATGTACTTTACCCGTTGCCGCCTGGAAGCTAACACTCCTGCATTCGCGGAAATATTTGTATCTCAACGAACCGGAGCAAATTGGGGAACCCCTCAGAAATGCCAAATCAGCAAGGACTCTTTATCTTCCTATGCTCACCCTGCCATCTCGCCTGATGGGCACTATCTGTACTTCACCTCTGACATGCTGGGGGGATATGGCGGCAAAGACATATGGAGAGTACCTGTTTCAAATGCAGGATTTGGAGCTGTAGAAAATCTTGGCGATGTAATAAACACTCCCGGAGACGAAATATTCCCGACAATAAAGGATAACGGAGATCTGTATTTCTCATCCGACGGACATCCGGGAATGGGTGGGCTCGATCTCTTTCAGGCTCATCAGGACAGTTTAGGAAACTGGGAAGTTGAGAACCTGAAGTCACCGATGAATTCTCAGGGAGACGATTTTGGAATGACATTTGAACAGGGGAAACAGCAAGGCTTTTTCACCTCCAACCGGGGAGATGCCCGAGGATGGGATCATATCTATACTTTCGAACTTCCTGAGTTAGTCCATACGGTTACCGGTTGGGTATATGACAAAGAAGGAGATGCATTGCCCGAGGCGACGGTAAACATTGTGGGGAAAAACGGAACGAATCTGAAAGTCAGTGTAAAAGGAGATGGTTCATTTACTCAGAAAGTGGAACGGGGACAGAACTACATAATGTTAGCCAGTTGTCGCGGTTATCTGAATTTCAAGCAAGAACTCAAAACAGATACTGTCAGCGAAAATAAGGATTACGAACTGGAATTCCCACTTGCTTCAATCACTCGTCCGGTACTTATAGAAAATATCTTTTATGAATTTGATAAGGCGAACTTAACAGAAGAATCGACCAAGGCACTTAATGAGCTGATCAAGATGCTGAATGATAACCCCAATGTAACGATTGAGCTAAGTGCCCACTGTGATTATATTGGGAATGATAAATATAATGAAGGACTTTCTCAACGCCGTGCCGAATCTGTTGTTAAATATCTTATTGCAAAAGGTATTGATAAGGAACGCCTCACGGCTAAAGGATATGGAAAAAGCCAGCCTAAAGTAATAAATAAACGTTTGGCCAAAAAACTTCCATTCTTCAAAGAGGGAGATATACTGAATGAAGAATTCATCCGTAAGCTTCCTAAAGAGCAACAGGAAATATGTAACGCCATGAATAGACGTACTGAATTTAAGGTAGTAAGAACCACTTATAAGCTATACAAATAA
- a CDS encoding dihydrofolate reductase, whose protein sequence is MSKVSIIVAASQNNAIGRDNQLLYRLSNDLKRFKALTTGHTVIMGRNTFESLPKGALPNRRNLVLSTNPQAEFKGAERFSSLEEALAACQAEEEVFIIGGDSVYKQAISIADAIYLTLIEDVAKDADAFFPEIKEEEWKETGRESHSIDEKHHYPYIFIDYKRR, encoded by the coding sequence ATGAGTAAAGTATCCATCATCGTTGCCGCATCACAGAATAATGCCATCGGGCGTGACAACCAACTTCTTTACCGGCTTTCCAATGATCTGAAGCGTTTCAAAGCGCTCACTACGGGACACACCGTGATTATGGGCAGAAACACTTTTGAGTCATTACCCAAAGGAGCTTTACCCAACAGACGGAATCTGGTACTCTCTACTAATCCTCAGGCTGAGTTTAAAGGAGCAGAGCGATTCTCTTCTCTGGAAGAAGCTCTTGCAGCATGTCAAGCGGAAGAAGAAGTGTTTATTATTGGAGGAGATAGTGTTTACAAACAAGCAATATCAATCGCAGATGCAATCTATCTGACCTTAATTGAAGATGTTGCAAAAGATGCGGACGCATTTTTTCCTGAAATAAAAGAGGAAGAGTGGAAAGAAACGGGCAGAGAGTCTCATTCAATTGATGAAAAGCACCACTACCCGTATATTTTTATTGATTACAAAAGACGCTGA
- a CDS encoding IS30 family transposase has translation MKHLTQEQRYEISAYLHSGKSKSEIASLVKVHKSTIGREIIRNSYGSWHQYMPREAQKKADLRKKCRPGKVVFTQEMKALAKDLLIEFNYSPEQISGRCKLQSIPMVSHEILYQWIWKDKRQKGRLYKYLRRRGRKNKKRGSEYNSRGILKNRRTIDQRPAIVEERKRFGDFEIDSIIGKNKKSALMTINDRLTGRLWIRKLKGRDPKSMADTAIKCLTSFKGKIFTITSDNGFEFAFHKKIETKLRINFYFAKPYHSWERGANENINGLVRQYFPKGTDFSEVTEKQVEIVENLINSRPRKRLGYYTPMEFINTLKKHRRELRL, from the coding sequence ATGAAACATTTAACCCAAGAACAAAGATATGAAATTTCTGCATATCTTCACAGTGGAAAAAGTAAAAGTGAGATAGCCTCTCTTGTAAAGGTTCATAAAAGTACCATAGGCCGTGAAATCATTCGTAATTCTTATGGCTCCTGGCATCAGTACATGCCCCGTGAAGCTCAAAAGAAAGCTGACTTAAGAAAGAAATGTCGCCCTGGGAAAGTAGTCTTTACCCAAGAAATGAAGGCTCTTGCAAAGGATCTGCTAATAGAATTTAATTATAGTCCGGAACAGATATCAGGTCGGTGCAAATTACAGTCGATTCCCATGGTTTCTCATGAAATACTTTATCAATGGATCTGGAAAGATAAACGTCAGAAAGGACGCCTTTATAAATATTTGCGCCGAAGAGGGCGAAAAAACAAAAAACGCGGCTCTGAATATAATAGTAGAGGGATACTTAAAAATCGCAGAACTATTGATCAAAGACCTGCCATTGTAGAGGAACGCAAAAGGTTTGGTGATTTTGAAATAGATTCTATAATTGGAAAGAATAAAAAGAGTGCACTAATGACCATTAATGATAGGCTTACCGGACGCTTATGGATACGCAAACTTAAGGGGCGTGATCCAAAATCAATGGCAGATACGGCTATTAAATGTTTAACATCATTTAAAGGGAAAATCTTCACTATAACCTCGGATAATGGGTTTGAGTTTGCTTTTCATAAAAAAATAGAAACAAAATTGAGAATTAATTTCTATTTTGCCAAACCCTATCATTCTTGGGAAAGAGGAGCAAATGAAAATATAAATGGATTAGTCAGGCAATACTTTCCTAAGGGGACAGACTTTAGTGAAGTAACTGAAAAACAGGTAGAAATAGTAGAAAATTTAATTAATTCAAGACCGAGAAAAAGGTTGGGATATTATACCCCAATGGAGTTTATTAATACATTAAAAAAACATAGGAGAGAGTTGCGTTTATAA
- a CDS encoding biopolymer transporter ExbD, producing MITRKFQRAIPEVDANWVIGVVFLLLIFFIVITSVNADQGLERRLPPPVGKYAPIKLEPRNILNVLLTDDDELICGNQIVGIGELRLLAKVFISNPRNDNKLPEKEIRNIPLLGNMPVTSKHVISVQCGRETTYQAYIDVQNELIGAYNELRDEFAKKKWKKRYVNLTLKQQKAVNTYYPIRISEAEPLQSKGGGK from the coding sequence ATGATAACCAGAAAATTCCAGCGGGCAATTCCCGAAGTTGATGCAAACTGGGTAATAGGTGTTGTTTTTCTATTGCTCATTTTCTTTATTGTAATCACTTCTGTTAATGCAGATCAGGGATTGGAAAGACGTCTGCCTCCGCCTGTAGGGAAATATGCCCCGATAAAACTGGAACCACGTAACATTCTGAACGTTCTTCTGACGGATGATGATGAGCTGATTTGTGGAAATCAGATTGTAGGTATTGGGGAACTTAGGCTGTTGGCCAAAGTCTTTATCTCTAACCCTCGAAATGATAATAAACTGCCTGAGAAGGAGATAAGAAATATTCCTCTTCTAGGTAATATGCCAGTTACCTCAAAGCATGTAATCTCAGTGCAATGCGGAAGAGAAACAACCTATCAGGCTTATATTGATGTGCAAAATGAATTGATTGGTGCCTATAACGAACTTCGCGATGAGTTTGCCAAAAAGAAATGGAAAAAGAGATACGTAAATCTTACCCTTAAACAGCAAAAAGCTGTTAATACTTACTATCCGATACGTATTTCTGAGGCTGAGCCTCTACAAAGTAAAGGAGGAGGCAAATGA